ttttcttagttTCATCAGTGACAAATGGTATTCTATTGATGGAATTCATGTTTATcaataataaaagcaaacaattttTTCCATCTTATTAAGGCTAAGCAACAACATtgaacctgttttttttttatctcctcccCTGTTTAAAACCTGTCACCATTTGTAGCATTTTGCTATTTCTCATTCATCAACTTGTCACTAGCTGGCACCATCTTCCCTCTCTGGCTTTTCCTGTGGGCTATTTATCACTTCACCcataatatatttgttgaaagcCAGTGTGTGGGAGGCACAGTGCTAGACCCTGAGGGTACAGCGATAAACCAGACAGTCATGGTCCCTGCCTCGTGGAACTTGATATCTGGGAGAGAAGTAAGATGTTGAGCCATGTGCCTTCGTTCTCATGAGAAGGAAGTGCAGGATGCATTGGAAGGCTCACTCTTTGGGGCTCAAGCAAAGTCCTTTTTGAGCAGCTGCAGCTTAGCCAAGACCTGATGGACAAACAGAAGTTAACAGCCTGTAGGGGtggctggaggtggggtgggttaagggagaggagagaaggaacgGCATAGGAGGAAGCCCTGAGGTGCAAAAGACAGTCAAGGCAGCGACAGGCACCCATTTTCCATGGACAGAGGGAATGAGGAACAGAGTGGTGTAGCACGAGTCTGGGAGGTCACAGGGACAGGTCCTACTTGGGCTCCAGACATCCTGACTTGTCTCCAATCAGCAACTCTCAAACTTGTTCCTCTTGGGCCAGGAATCTTCCAACGTCAGCACTCTTGCCTTCTCTCTATGTCACCTGATACTGTCTGTGTGGTTTCCAGAGACCATGAGCCTTTCTCAAGATGCAGCCATGGGGCATGCCACCAAGCACCTTGCCTTTGTATCCATAACAGATTCCCTTTGTCTCAAACACTCCCTCTTTTGTGAGACTCTGAGACCCTAGTACAAAAGGGAACTAAAGGACTGATGGGGCTGGGAGATATTTCATAATGTCTGGTCCCTGAAGCATCTGCATAGAGCAGAGATGGGGGCTGAGGGCCGGCGTGCACTGCCTCCTGTGTCATGTGGATGAGTCTTAGGGCAGTGACTGTGCACCACGAGTCTTGTTCCTCTGACCCTCAGCTATCCCTCCAGGCATTCATTCTGGGGTCCTGCCCCAGCCTGTCACCTTGAGGAAGGCCCTTTTCACATCCTTATTCCGGAGGCTGTAGATGATGGGATTGAGGAAGGCAGAGATCACATTGTAGAGCAGAGCCAGCTTCTTGTCCTCTTCTGGGGAGGCCTTTGAGCCAGGCTTCATGTACATGACCATGGCTGGCACACAGAACATGGTGACCACCGTGATgtgggaggcacaggtggagaaggccttcAGACGCCCCTGTGCTGAACGGATCTTCAAGATGGCAACAAATATGTTGACATAAATTACAAGGATGAGGGACAGTGGGATCAAGATGACACAAAAACCAAGAATGAAGTCTACTCGGTCATTGACTGAGGTGTCCGCACAAGCCAGCTTTAAGACTGCGGGGACTTCGCAGAAGAAATGGTTGATCTTGTTGGGACCACAGTAGGGCAGACGCATGGCAAAAAGGGTGTAGACGAGGGCAGAGGCAACACCCCAGAGCCCACAGAAAATGACCATTGTCCCACATAGCCATGGGCTCATGATGACCTTGTACCTGAgtgggtgacagatggccacaTACCTGTCTATAGACATCATGGCAAAGAGCCAGGACTCGGTGATCCCCAGCACCAAGAAAATGTACATTTGGGCCACGCAGCTAGCAAAAGAGATTGTCTTCCTCTGGCTGGCCAGATGTGCCAACATCTGGGGCACAGTGGTAGTGGTGTAGCCCAGGTCCAACATGGAAAGGACGCCAATAAAGAAGTACATGGGAGTGTGGAGCCGTGAATCCAGGCAGATGAGGGTGGTGATCAAGCCGTTGCCCAGAATAATCAACAGGTAGATCAGCAGGAAGCCCAGGAAGAGCAGAGGAGTGGTCCTGGGGCCCACAGAGAAGCCCAGAAGGATGAATTCCGTCACAAAGGACTGGTTGGGCTCTCGCATCATGCTCTACCtttcaatgaaaaagaaaggcagagattCAGACAAGGGACTGGCTAAGGAGCTGTGGCTACTGGAGGGGCTGGTAGTGGTCCTTGCCCAGTCACGATGAAACAGCATGACACCCCCAATAAGACAGTCCATCTTCCTGCTCTTACCCGCTGCCACCACTCCCGGGACGTTTATGAAGAGGAGAGTGTCACATCTAGTACTGGCTGTGCCTGTAACCACCAGTCATTCCCCGTCacagcctcagtgtcctcagctGTGAAATGGAGCAGTGGGCTGGCTGGTCTCAATTCCCCTTGGCATCCTCCTCTTAGGGAGGCACCTGAGTGTCCCTCCTGTGGCCAGGTGCTTAAAGGTAAACATGGTGTGCAAACTCTATGCAAGTTGGCAGGTTTCAGAGGCCTGTGACAGAGAGAGAACCCATTTGGTCCTTTTGAAAACATCAGTTTATTTTCCCACATTAATTTTACTCTCAGTCTGTCCACAGGCCAGGGCAGTCTCTGACTACCCACCCACCCCATCTCAGGCTGTGTAATGTAGTGGCTACTGACCTTGGCATgttcccttccccctgccctgtGCAGATTGCTTGCACAAGTACAAAATGAGAGCAACTGTCTCTTGGTTACAGGTCAGCTGCAAGGAGGGAATGGCATTTTGGCATGACAGTCATCCCATAGAAGGCCTAACATGGGgtaggtgctcagttaatgtTTACCACGTTTCTTCGTGGTCCTCCAGACAGGAGACTGGCATCCAGGTCCTGGCTGTGGGAGCAAACACCCTGAGAACTCATGCCCACCGTCCGTTCCACTGCCCCGGATGTCCACCCTCTGTTCCTTCTCCCCACAAAAGCCAGCATCACATCCACTCTTTTGGCTTCTCACTGGCCCTTTGCTCCATCTCAGCCTCACCCCTCTGAACCACCATTTCTTCACAGGAACAAGGAAAGGACATTTTCTCTGAAGAAATGTCACATGCATTGCTGTTACTTAGAGAATGGAGCAGTCCTGATGCTCTCTCAGCGTTCCTCCCCCTCTTGGCACCAATGTATCTAACCCCAATCTACGTGTCCCCCAATCTCCTCGTTCTCCCTGGGAGCACCATGGATGGGTCTTCACAAGAACCTGTGTCTACGTTCCATACCTGACGTGGCTTCTTGACTTTGGCCAAAAGGACAGCACACAGTTTCATTCTCCTATGTGCCGGGCACCTTCCCAGGACCTTCACAGACGCTGCCTGACAGCTCTCAGGTGGCTGTCTCTCAGACAACTGTCTTTATTAAATCCCTGCCTTTCACCAAAGAGCCTTTGTAGGTCACGTTGTCTTTCTAggtttgcctcagtttcctcatctgcataaCAGATAATGGTGCTGGGAGCAGGTGGTCTAAAGGGAGAGAAGGCGCATGGCAGGGTGGGAAGGGGACGGTCTCAGACACAGCTGGTTCTGCTTGAACCGGCTCTCACTGTGCCTTGGGCTGTTAGGTcagtgcctctgtttcctcagctgtaaaaagaaatacaaacactTACTTTGCAGGCCACATTCTTCATAGGAAGAAGCAAGCCAAGGATGTCAGAATATTCCACACTGGGGCCTAGAGGGAAAAAATGTGCTGCCGTTTCTCACCTTTTAATTATTTACAAAGAGCCAACAAATGGGATTTTACTTTAGGATCAGAGATTTACGACTGTGTAGCCTGGCTGAACCACCAGGGCAGGCTGTGGTCAGGGACAAGCTATTGCAAACCAGACGCTGGTCCACAACCAGGACTCAGGCTCCCTGAACCCCTGGACCTGCACCCCGCCCTGACTCTGCTGAGAGTGTAGAGCAGCCCCTACGAAGTACTTGGGGACACACTGCCTGACTCTCAGGCACTGGAAGCAGAAACCCCATGTGAGGGGACAGGAGCAATGTCACCATCTACCATGAGGAGCCTGGCCTCTGTGCCTCCGTTTGGGCCAAAAATATAGAAGTCGGCTTTTGGGCTGTGCCTTACAAAATGCCTTGACACCCcttctctctctgagcctcatggTGACCCTGTGATAAGCACAGGGCAGGTACCATCATCCCACCTCACAGCTGGggaagctgaggttcagagaggcaaTGTGTGGGAGAAACCAAGTCTCGCACATTCACATTCTTCATCAGAAACAGGGCTTCCCCTGTCCAGCAAAGCCAGAGCTCCCAGAGCTCCGCCAGTCCCAGCCATCAGTTCACTGACACGCTCCGTCCTTGATTCCTGGGAGAAAAAGGCAAGTCATGAGTGTGAAGAATCTTGTGTTGGGTTCAGTTTAATCACATGAGTATATGCATACAGATAAGTGCACAAACACTCGTGCTCATGCAAAGACTCTGTCTGATACCCCAACATCCTATCTGTCCTTAGGTTCCATTGCTGCCACCTCCAAAATGCCTCTCACACCTGTCCATCCCTCTCCAATCCACCGTAGTGTCCAGCTCAGACACGAGGCATCTCTCTCTCACCTGGTCTCATTTCCATCCTCCCCCTGGACCCCCTGCCTAACCCCTTCTCTGCACTGGCCCTGAGAGTGCTCTTGGTAAGACAAAAACCTGACCAGGACATCCTCAATGGCTCCATTGTCTATGGGGAAATGTCTAAGAGAGTCAGACCAATATCTTGGCTTCATTCTTTAAAGCAAGACTGGTTGTGGTCCCCAGCCTCCAAGGCAGGTTAGTGGAGTCAATGTTTAAAAGAGAAGATCTGTTCAAGTGCTGACACAGAAAGCGTCACAGTGGCctcagaggccaaggccagagagCAGACATAGAAATGGATTTGCGGTAGGAAGGAGAGGGACTCCAGGTCACAAGGGGAGTGTGTGGCAGGGTTGAGACTAGGATCCAGAGCACCGGGCTGCCAGCTGGTCAGCTCCTCGGGCTCTGTCCCTGCCCGAGGCAAGCCCAGATAACTGGGACACTCTGCAGGTCAGACACATCCCCACTGAGCAGCCGGGCTCCACTGCACACGGCCCGCTGTTTCCCGTCGTAACCCCTTACTCAGTGCAGAGCCGGGCACCGGGTAAGACCCATGAATGCTTACTGAGCCCTCCACGGCCTGGGAGACCCGGGAAGCCAGAAGCAAAGACAGAGGAGCGAttactttccctttctccctaTGCTTTTATCTCTCATCCCCAGAGGTCAGGAAAGAATTGCCTGTGTGTGCAGGTCACGGGTCCCTCAGGACACACCAGGGCACAAGTCAGTTGGGGGTGGGTTGGAAGAATTGGCACTGAATGTCATGACTCTTTCCACCATGTCCCTGTCCAgctgataataataattttaacaataacaGCATATTACTTGCCAGGCACCGTAGTGTGTGATTTACATTCAGGATTCTATTTTATCCCCATAACTGGGGCGATGGGGAAAGATTTAACAGCAAATACAGGCACTGACCAATCGGATCAGACACCTGCTGCTAGAAACAGGTAAAGCCATACCAGAGGCTGGGCATAACCATTCTGTGAGTGGGGACTGTTACTGTACCCACTTTACAGTAAGGAAAGTGACACACTCATCCCAGACCACAGCCGTGGCTGACACACAGCCTGTACTCATCACCACCAGGCAGCGCACACTCTCTGCCCGACTGTGGCAAGGATGTGGTCGGGCGGAGCGGCTTGCAGACAGGTCCTCTCCGCCCCACACCACGTACTCGCTCACTCCCCGCCTCCTCCAGGACAGAGCTGAGTGACAGGGCGCAGGAGGACCCGGAGTCATGGCCAGATGCAGGACGAGTGAAGCTGGGGCAGGCAGCTGACTGGGGCAGGCAGCTGATGGAGCCCtgcagatgggggaggggacaaaGCCAGCCTTGTTCCTAAGGCCGCTTATGCACCCTGCAGCCTCCCGGAGCATCTTCAGGGAATGATGCTGCTCCAGCCCACGGTCCTCCAAATCTGGTCCTCCCCTGCAGGGTGAGGAGGGCAAGCCCAGTGCTCTACAGATCCTCCGTGCCTGGGAGGGGCCTGCACCCAGGACTGCCGGGGCTGGGCAGGAATCCTGAACCAGCAGGCTCAGAATCGTACTCCCGTGTGCTCTGGGTGGCAGGGCCCTCCCTGAGCCCTCAGCAACACCCGGGATCTCACAGTCTGCTCTGGACAACGTCAGAGATTCACCAAGCCTGGGTCTGAAGGCTGTCCTGAAATTGGTGACTAGGACACCCAGCTTCTCTGCAGCCTCCCTGGCAAGGATGCTCCAGTGCTGTTCACATAGCCCGGGAGGCTCACTCTCTCAAGACAGCTTAGGCGGTTGAGACTCTGCCCTGCATAAACCTTTCCTGTGCCAGCTAAAAGCCAGAGCTGCTCCCTTCTGAGGTTGAGTTCCCTAAAGCACCCTGTGCCCGTGctctgctcctccccctccccgccacccacaTCCCCTCTCCTACAGAGTCCCAGCCTGTGTTACACTGCAGTGGTCCTTACCTGCCTCACCTTTCCTTAGGACAGGATATGGGGCTGCCCAGGTCGCTGATCTCTTCTAATACACCCTTGTCGTCCTGATCCCGCCCATCATCCCCAAGCTGGACCCCTGCTTCCTGTCAAGATCTCCAGTGCCAGACAGCAGCCCCAGCAGACACTCCCTGCTGACAGCCATGGATCACCCCGTCCCTCTGCTCAGCAGCCAAGGGCCCCAAAGAACATCCTCTGGGGAAGTCACTGGTGCAGCAGAAGACCAAGGGATTTGTAGTCAGATAAACTTGGTCACTGTGACCTAGGCAAGTCACGTAGCTTCCCAGAGCCTGCCTTTCCCCTGTACAACGGAGCTGTGTTCCCTTATTATAATCACACTGGCATTTAATTGGTGTTTTTTTAGTGATTATTATGGGCCGGGCATGTGATATGTACTATTAACAAATCCTTGCAGCattgtcatcctcattttacagagacaGAAATGGAGCTTGGAGCAGTAGGTACCCTATGGGAAGCTGGGATTATGACCACAGTTTTGTCTGAACACGCAGGCTGTGCTCCTAACCAATCCCCAATTCCCACCCAGTACCATGACCCAGGACAAGCCAAACCAGAGCAGGGAGCCTTCCAGAGTCCGAGCTGCTCCTGAGATCTCTGCTTGAGCTGCAAGTCAACAGACGCTGAGGGTAAATAGGGAGTCCCGGTTCTCGGTCCAGACTTTATTCCACTGTGGATTCCTTACACTTAAGATAATCTCCACTGGATTCCTTCAGTTTCCTGAATTTCAAAAGTAATCCACGCTcattgagaaaattaataaacatggaaaggtagaaagaagaaaatgttaccCTTTAGTTCCACACAGCGAAGAAAATTTCGATTGGGACttcttaatgtttctttttaattttttctatgctgAAATGATAGtgggttttctctctctctctctctcttgcctagTTGATGTCACACTTTAGATTCGATTTTATTGAGACACACACTAGTTGGTTTATTatctatttcctccttttttgccAATGGAAACAGGCCTTTACTTACAACATTTGTTTAGAGTAATAAATATGTCATGAGCAGTCCAAGCACAAATGACAACcctgtttcttcctttcccagAATCCCTTTCAGTAAGGGCAGATATGGAACCTGGTCCTGTCCGGTGAGACTTAAGGAGAAACTCCACTAGGGAGTTTTTGTGAAAATACTTGTTTTCCTAACAAAGGAGATAGTGACTATGAAAAAAACCCCATCCCTCAAACCCGTTTTCTCTCACCATGAATACAAATGTAATGTTTGGAGTTGGGCAAACTCTCTTGAGATCATGAGGAAAAGAGTCAAGAGAATCACAGTGGTCTCCTACTAACAGTATTCAGCTGTGAGCTAATACACGTAGCTGTTCACCTCAAGACATTttgttatgtgaaaaaaaaaattcctgtataTTTCTGAGCCATTATTAGTTAGGTTTTCTGTTTTATGCAGGCAAATCCTAATGGATCAAtaattctgccttttaaaaagatttaatattaTATGATAAGCAATTCACCATCCACTTGCATGTACTTTATCACATTTATTTGCAAGGAATTCTTCATCTATTGTTGGACATACagttttgattccattttttctATTAGAAATGACACCAAATTGCATATCACTACAATGTGGTAAGATTTCCTGGCTCCAAATAATTACTGAATTGAGTGAGAGTTATAAAATATAGAGATACCAGTTATAGACTTTGTTCCCAGACGGGACAAAGTAACAGGAATCAAAATTATCTTTCCAATTATAACTAAAAATCCaaactaaatatatgaaataatgttcTCCAAGACACTGAACATCAGGCAACAAAGACAGTGGTCTATGAGATAAGAGAAACCAGTGAAGTGAGCCCTACAATTTCCCCAGTTGCTGCTTAGAAAGAGTAACCAGGTTGTGCCATGGAGATCGAGAACACAGAGGAGATTAGTGGTCTCCTGGGTTGAGGAGATAGAGTTGGGAGTTCAGAGAGGCCAAGGTGTGTAGAGTTCATGGAGCAGGGTACTGGGAAAATGAAAGCTGCTAGAAAAAAGAGCTCCAGAGATCTGCAGAGGGTCCCACATGAGTGTTCAGTTGAGTACTGATCAATGCATGTGTGTGCGGAAATTTCTGGAGGatagggaagggaggaaagaagatgGAGAAAACAAGTGGAAGGATTAGTGGGAACAATTCTCAGAGTTCATATATGACCAGAGGTATTTCCTACCCCTGCTACCCAGACTGAATGCTGCTGTGGTCTCACCTCacaaaacttaaaagcaaaattcaaaacagtcaaaatgtttaaaaacaaccTAACGTCACTCcagaaaactctttaaaatatttaataagaatccAAAAAATATCCAATATGTGAATCAACAAAGTAAGATTCAAATGTCTGACACCCAATAAAAATTATCAGGCATCcaatgaacaaaattaaacagcctaaaacaatggggaaaataattcagttaaaactgactgaaaaattacacatatgataaaataaattgataaggACATAAAAGagtcaatatatttatattccttatGTTTAAAAACCTGTAAGAAAGACTGAACTTATTAAGGAGATACATGAAGAACATAAATCTAAGACTTACATGTAATTGTAAAACCGTATGTAGATGAAAACTACAATATGTTAGGTGAAAAATGCACTGGGTGAGATTAACATTAGATTAGAGAttatagaagaaaagattaataatcatagcaaaattataacaaaaactaaccaaaacacagaaaaaaagactttaaatgtGAACAGAGTATCAATTAACTGTGGGACAATTTCATATAGCCTAATACATGTTTCATAAAAGTTCCCAAAAGAGAATAGAGGGGAaacaaaaatacttgaaaaaataatggataattattaattatatattaatattatcacatattaattataaaatttcctAAATGTGATTAAAACCAAGAGTCTACAGATCCAAGGCAagctaaagtaaaaataaatatgaagaaaattataacaagacccatcataatcaaattgcttaaaaccaGTTCTAGtcttaaaagaagccagacaaagatAACATACAGACACCAAAGATAAGAatgacagctgacttctcatcaaTGATAATGGAAGCCAAGAAACCATGAAGCAATGTCTTGCAGGTTctgaaaggaagggggaaaaatccATCTAAGTAGAACATTTACCCCAagaacatatctttaaaaaatcaaggtgAGATAAAGAATTTTTCAGACATCAAAAGCTGAAAGACAATGAAagaaatatatctagaaaatgtccaaatatttggaaattaaaaacacacttCTAAAAAGCCCTATCaatcaaagaggaaaacaaaaaattagaacatATTTGGAaccaatgaaaatgaagacacaatatatcaaaatttgtgagatgtAGCTAAACagtaccttttctttctttttttgctgcgTTGCCTGGCTATACCTAAACAGTACTTAGTGAGAAACTTATAGCACTAAAGTGtctatgttaaaaaagaaaaaacatctcaTATAAATGACCTCTGCTTCCATCTTAAGAACTAGATAAATAAGAGCAAATTACACGCAAAgtacaaatgaaaaaggaaataataaagattaggaAATCAGTGAAATGGAACAcataaaaacaatagagaaaatccaTGAAACCAAAGCtaatgctttgttttgtttttttcagaagaCAAACAATATTGACAATGTTGTAGCCCAACTGATCAGGAAACAAGGTAAAAGACAAATTTCCAATTTCAGAAATGAGAAGGATAACATCACTATTGATTACATagacattaaaaaagtaataaaggattataaataaatttctttcaataaattacataacagataaaatgaacaaattagttGAAAGACATTAAGTAACAAAGCTCccttgaaaagaaatatataatctgACTAGAcatgtatctattttatttatttatttttttgagacagagtctcattttgttgcctgggctagagtgccatggcatcagcctagctcacagcaacctcaaactcctgagctcaagcaatccttctgcctcagcctcttgagtagctaggactataggcatgcaccataatgcccagctaaatatatatatagttgatgagctaatttctttctatttttcagtacagacagggtctcgctcttgctcaggctagtctcgaactcttgagctcaagcaatccacccgcctcagtctcccagagcactaggattacaggcatgagccactgtgctgggccccgaaatatatctatttttaaaattgaatgtgTAGTTAAAACCCTTCCACAGTGAAAACTCTAGACTCAAGTGGATTAACTTGTGAATTCTACCAATCATTTAAggatgaaataattaaaagactGCACAAACTCTTCTAGAAACTTTCAGAGGCGCAAACAGTTCCCAACTCATACTGTAAGTaatactctgataccaaaaccagcaaaagatattacaagaaaactatagacccata
This region of Microcebus murinus isolate Inina chromosome 2, M.murinus_Inina_mat1.0, whole genome shotgun sequence genomic DNA includes:
- the LOC105872651 gene encoding olfactory receptor 2A12-like is translated as MREPNQSFVTEFILLGFSVGPRTTPLLFLGFLLIYLLIILGNGLITTLICLDSRLHTPMYFFIGVLSMLDLGYTTTTVPQMLAHLASQRKTISFASCVAQMYIFLVLGITESWLFAMMSIDRYVAICHPLRYKVIMSPWLCGTMVIFCGLWGVASALVYTLFAMRLPYCGPNKINHFFCEVPAVLKLACADTSVNDRVDFILGFCVILIPLSLILVIYVNIFVAILKIRSAQGRLKAFSTCASHITVVTMFCVPAMVMYMKPGSKASPEEDKKLALLYNVISAFLNPIIYSLRNKDVKRAFLKVTGWGRTPE